The following coding sequences lie in one Rutidosis leptorrhynchoides isolate AG116_Rl617_1_P2 chromosome 6, CSIRO_AGI_Rlap_v1, whole genome shotgun sequence genomic window:
- the LOC139854010 gene encoding uncharacterized protein has translation MIIGWDPNKVKVLVVHMNKQVTHCFVETVVDKSTFYCSFVYASNYGIQSRRLWSDLSRHKALAGRFPWVILGDFNVTLKFEEHSDGGAFMSDEMIEFQNCINDIEVEDLCNTGFNFTWTKSLKNPNCDVLKKLDRVLVNEEFINTFSNAHAIFQPFSISDHSPALLNIPNGLVHKSKSFRFMNFVADKAEFLPLVENGWKKEVNGCAMFCVVKKLKALKKDLNKLNWQHGNIFTNVEVLKRKLKDCQAKVDTFPHDTEIKAAAVQVLNDYTQACKDELKILKQKVRLKWLEDGDKNTKFFHGILKARKSKSRIESICNEHGQRFFGDKVADQFVSHFQNFFGKASNVQPHDDIGDIFTNTLSVEDANEMVTDVTNDEIKEAIFDIDSNKASGPDGFTAGFFQKSLVYYR, from the coding sequence ATGATTATAGGGTGGGACCCTAATAAGGTGAAAGTGTTGGTTGTACATATGAATAAGCAGGTTACTCACTGTTTTGTTGAAACTGTGGTGGATAAATCCACATTTTATTGTAGTTTTGTGTATGCAAGCAATTATGGTATTCAAAGTAGGAGGTTATGGTCTGATCTTTCTAGGCATAAAGCTCTTGCTGGAAGATTCCCATGGGTCATCCTTGGTGATTTTAATGTTACTTTGAAATTTGAAGAACATAGTGATGGGGGTGCTTTTATGAGTGATGAGATGATTGAATTTCAAAACTGTATCAATGATATTGAAGTTGAGGACTTATGCAACACTGGATTCAATTTTACTTGGACAAAATCATTAAAGAATCCAAATTGTGATGTCCTTAAGAAGCTGGATAGGGTTTTGGTAAATGAAGAGTTTATTAATACTTTTAGTAATGCCCATgctatttttcaacctttttcgatctCTGACCATAGCCCTGCATTATTGAATATTCCAAATGGTCTTGTTCATAAGTCTAAGTCATTCAGGTTTATGAATTTTGTGGCTGATAAGGCTGAGTTTCTTCCTTTAGTTGAAAATGGTTGGAAGAAAGAAGTAAATGGTTGTGCTATGTTCTGTGTGGTTAAGAAGTTAAAAGCTTTGAAGAAGGATTTGAATAAGCTAAATTGGCAACATGGAAACATATTCACTAATGTGGAAGTCCTTAAAAGAAAGTTAAAGGATTGTCAAGCCAAGGTTGATACTTTTCCTCATGATACAGAAATTAAAGCTGCTGCTGTtcaagttttgaatgattatacacAGGCTTGCAAGGATGAGTTAAAGATTCTTAAACAAAAAGTGAGGTTAAAGTGGTTAGAAGATGGTGATAAGAATACTAAATTCTTTCATGGTATTCTGAAAGCCAGGAAGAGTAAGAGTAGAATTGAGAGTATATGTAATGAACATGGGCAGAGATTTTTTGGGGATAAGGTGGCTGACCAGTTTGTTAGTCATTTTCAGAATTTTTTTGGAAAAGCAAGCAATGTGCAGCCTCATGATGATATTGGGGATATTTTTACAAACACTTTAAGTGTTGAGGATGCTAATGAAATGGTGACTGATGTGACTAATGATGAAATAAAAGAGGCTATTTTTGATATTGACAGCAATAAGGCTTCTGGACCTGATGGTTTTACTGCTGGTTTTTTTCAAAAAAGCTTGGTCTATTATAGGTGA
- the LOC139854011 gene encoding uncharacterized protein — protein sequence MTIWWQWVNIVKLKGNFFWDIGQESNDSWGWRKLLALRDKMKLHMSIDQNGECWWISRNKGTKKFTVSQAWKDLECGGIKVDWYKAIWHPQIIPKHAFISWLAFQGRLNTQDRLMKRYPNEEFICSFCGKQEDSHSHLFFRCEITNQIWLYIRERLFYKGLHYDLKNIINDIVKYPAVRDIRNILNKIVVGAAVYFIGMGRNRRHFLKQKKSVEVICKELMLCIQGKLMSISVKDTKNVHKVACMWGMVVRGNKLLMY from the coding sequence ATGACTATTTGGTGGCAATGGGTCAATATTGTGAAATTAAAAGGAAATTTTTTTTGGGATATAGGGCAGGAGTCTAATGACAGTTGGGGATGGAGGAAATTGTTGGCATTAAGGGATAAAATGAAACTACATATGTCTATAGATCAAAATGGTGAATGTTGGTGGATTTCTAGGAATAAAGGGACTAAAAAGTTTACTGTTAGTCAGGCTTGGAAAGATTTAGAGTGtggaggtattaaggtggattggTACAAAGCTATTTGGCATCCTCAGATTATTCCAAAACATGCTTTTATTAGTTGGCTTGCTTTTCAAGGAAGATTAAATACACAGGATAGGCTCATGAAGAGGTATCCTAATGAAGAATTCATATGCAGTTTTTGTGGTAAACAAGAAGACTCTCACAGCCATTTGTTTTTCAGATGTGAAATAACCAATCAGATTTGGTTGTACATTAGAGAGAGGTTGTTCTATAAAGGGTTGCATTATGATCTGAagaatatcattaatgatattgTGAAATATCCTGCAGTTAGGGATATTAGGAATATATTGAATAAAATTGTTGTTGGTGCTGCAGTTTATTTTATCGGGATGGGAAGGAATAGAAGGCATTTTTTGAAGCAAAAGAAGTCTGTTGAGGTTATTTGCAAGGAATTAATGCTCTGTATTCAAGGAAAGTTGATGAGCATTAGtgttaaagatacaaaaaatgttCATAAAGTAGCTTGTATGTGGGGTATGGTTGTTAGAGGCAATAAGTTGCTGATGTATTGA